The Mycolicibacterium mucogenicum DSM 44124 genomic sequence CGGTGATGCCCAGCGCGGCCAGTTCGGCGGCGAGGGTCTGCTGCACGGACTGGAACAGTGACGGCGTCCGGTCGCGTTCGTGCGCGATCGCCATCAGGTGCTGGCGTTCGATGAGCGCGGTGCGCTGTGCGCGGGCCAGGGACGCGATGCGATCGGTCGGCGTATCGCCGGTGGCGGGCAGGCTCGCCATCACCTCGATCAGCCGATCGATCAGGTGGTCGAACAGCTTGTCCCGGCCGCCGACGTGCCAGTAGATGGATGTGACGGCGACGCCGAGGTGCTCGGACAGGCTGCGCATGGAGAAGCCCTCGACCCCGTCGCGTTCCAGCAGCGCCGCGGCGGTATCCAGAATGAGTTGCGCGTCAACAGGTTTCGACGGGCCATCCGACCCGCGCTGGGTTGCCTGAGCCATGACCACCTCCTTCGGGCTTGCCGACCACCTAATCACACCAGGGCTGCGTCCAGTCTCTGGATCTGCCGCCCATCACGGTGTAACACTGTTACAGTACTGCCGCTGACGGATGTTCGCGGGCAGCAACGAGGGAGCAGATGTGTTCGATCTCAAGATCACCGGTGGCACAGTCGTCGACGGCACCGGGGCCGACCGGTTCACCGCCGATGTCGCGATCAAGGACGGCAAGATC encodes the following:
- a CDS encoding TetR/AcrR family transcriptional regulator, which translates into the protein MAQATQRGSDGPSKPVDAQLILDTAAALLERDGVEGFSMRSLSEHLGVAVTSIYWHVGGRDKLFDHLIDRLIEVMASLPATGDTPTDRIASLARAQRTALIERQHLMAIAHERDRTPSLFQSVQQTLAAELAALGITGNRAALALRSIEVHVISSALMQFSAIRSGEHEEEDPSLWGDDWPDQKLVDALRSPTDYDAVFEYGLAALLASLG